tctctgtcgagccgcttttaaacgtccaggctcactgtcgaggtaatcagcacattgtcaatcaataaaacaattaactatccgtgctgattaataaaccccaacagccgtggcgcagagttccgagagccgccccgcccactctctctctgcagccaacgcaaaaaccacgcccaccttaccacatacccccaccgcccgacttaggccggggagccatccggccgatgaccgacccccccccccacccccttcggggcgagagaggaagtccgccacCACCATCTGCGCCCCCGGCCTATGAACCACCTTAAAATTACAGGGTTGTAGAGCCAGATACCACCGGGTGATTCGCGggttggtatccttcatgcggtggagccattggaggggagcgtggtccgaacagagggtgaatgggcgacccagcAGGTAGTAGCGCAGGGACCCGACCGCCCACCGGATGGCGAGGCACTCCTTTTCTACCGTGCTGTACCTTGCCTCCCGCTGGGATAGTTTGCGGCTGAGGTACAGCACCgggcggtcgactccctccacctgctgggtcaaaacagcccccagccctctgtccgatgCGTCGGTCTGCAGgataaaaggaagagagaaattaggggtgaacaagagcggctccccgCAGAGGGCTtcctttaccctctcaaacgctcgctggcacggctccgtccactggaccggatctgaggcacctttgcGAGTTAAATCAGTCAAGGGGCTGGTCAGCTGTGAAAACGCCGGAATAAACCGTCTATAGTAGCCGGCCaaccccaagaacctccttacctcttttttcGTCTTGGGTCGTGGACAGGTCGCAATCGCCGCGGTTTTATCCACCAGAGGtcgcacctgtccacttcccaagtggtaccccaaataccgtacctccgctcggccaatcgcacacttctttgggttagccgtgagccccgCCTGCCTCAAGGACTCGAGCACCGCCCCCACATGCCGCATATGCTGTGCCCAGCTGCTACTGTGGATGATAacatcatccagataggcagcagcatacgcagcatgcggacgcagcagccgatccatcaggcgctggaaggtggctggggccccgaataacccaaacggaagtgttcggaattggtacaaaccgtccggagcggagaaagccgATTTCTCTTTGGACTTTGCagacaagggaatctgccaaTAGCCCTTAGTCAGATCCAGTGTCGAGAAAAAACGAGCCGTGCCCAGCCGATCCAGGAGTTCGTCGACCCTAGGCATAGGATAGGCATCAAAATGtgacacagcattcactttcctataatccacacagaaccGAATAGAGCCATCCGGCTTACTTACCAGCACGATGGGGCTATTCCAGGCACTGTGGGACTCCTCTATTACACCCAACTCCAGCATggcctttatttctgcctgcaccaatttctttttgtgctccggCAGTCTATAGGGGCGGGAACGTACCGTTACTCCCGGGGGGGTGTCGatatggtggtgtatgaggttcGTGCGTCCTGGTAGGGGAGAAAACACATCCGCAAACCGTTTTTGCAACAtggcaaggtctgctctctgacttGGCGAGAGGTGGCTATCtgaaaggggtggggtctgattgattgaatttactacctccggccccagctcgtccctctcctgatccaccgttaccagagaaacagccaccacctctttccaggcttttaataaattgaggtgataaatctgtttcgCTCCCTCTCTATCAGCACGCTCcacctcatagtcaacctccccaACTCTTCGTGTGACCACgaagggcccttgccacttggcgagtaattttGTACTGGAGGTTGGAAGTAATACCAGGACTTTATCTCCCGGCGAGAATTGACGTAGTTTCGTCCCTCTATTGTAGTGCCTCTGCTGACGTTCCTGagcctcgagcaaattctcccgtgacaaccGACCCAGTGaatggagttttgctcgcaggtccataACGTATTGCAACTCATTTTTGCTGGGGCTTGGACcgtcctcccagctttctttaactaggtccaatattcCCCGAGGTTTTCTACCGAATAacagttcaaagggagaaaatcccgtggaggcctggggaacctcccgcactgcaaataatagagggactaaccacttatcccaatttCGGCTATCGTCGTGAATGAACTTTCGAATCATGGACTTCAGAGTTCTATTAAACCGCTCCACAAGCCCATCTGTTTGGGGATGGTATACACTGGTTCTAATAGAGCGGACGCCCAGTAATCCGTATAGCTCATTTAGTGTACGTGACATAAACGAAGTGCCCtgatcagtcagaatctctttcgggattccgaccCGGGAGATAATTTGAAACAGAGCTTGCGCAACACTCttagctgaaatattgcgcaacggcactgcttcgggataccgggtcgcataatccaccaagaccaacacgaaacggtatccctgggtgctccgttcaaatggcccgatgaggtccatagCAATTCGGTCAAAGGGAACCTCTATTAAGGGTAATGGGCGCAACGGCGCTTTTGGGGTGGCCGGGGGGTTCACTAATTGACATTCGGGACAggacgcacaccaccgacgtacgtccgcccaaatgcccggccaGTAAAACCGAGCCATTATTCGGTGTAGTGACTTATCATACCCTAAGTGCCCCGCCATGGGGTTGTAATGAGCcgcctggaaaaccatttcccggCGGTTTCTGGGTACCAACAACTGGGTCGTTTCTTCACCGGTCTGAGCGTCACGACACACTCGATACAACCTGTccctaataatagaaaaataagggtgagagagtactgcatcggggcgcacctgctgaccatcaatCCGCATCACTTGGTCATAGGCAAAGCGTAAGGTGTCGTcccgagactgctcgagtgggaaatcctccgcGGGTTGGAATACAGGACCCCGGGGAGTCTCAACCGGAGGCTCGCCTGGgtccctccccgccccggccgTGTCGGACGGCCCTGCGTCACCACCGTCAACAGCACACACGTCACACTTCCCTATCGGTCGTGATCGCAACCCCAGTATGTTTCTAGAGATCTCCCTAAACCCCGCCCAATCAGTACCCAAGATTAGGGGATGCGCAAgccgggagctaaccgcagccttcaCCATATGCGTTTTTCCCTGGTAACAAATTTCCACGGGTACTACCGGATACTTGTGCACAtctccatgcacacaccgaATGGAAACCCAGGGTGCCTTTACCAATGCCTCGGTTCGAACCAGGTTTTGCTGGATCAGGGACTGCATAGCCCCTGAATCCAACAGCGCccggtgttcactcccttgcacCCTTACCGGGATGCAGTACGCTCCCTCCTGATCGGGAGCGGAAGTGGGCGGCCCGACCACCCGGACCACCTGCCCCACTTCCATAAGTGGACAATCGCGGCGCAGGTGACCCAGCtgtccgcaccgccaacaccccggtccgagCGTCTGAGGCGCCCTCTGCGAGCCGGAGCCccccgccactgagcctggacctggagagggaatcggaaaaaaggggggattaGTTTGAGgcaagggagggggcagagcccGGGGGACAGGGAAGGGGCCAGCACGAGGAGGGGGTCTCCTCCTAGGCGCCGGTTCCGGCCGTGCTTGCTGCTGGGCGCTGGGGTATAGCACTAGGTGGTCTTCCGCCAGGGTAACCGCCCCCTCTAGGTTGGTCGGGCGATGGCAGCGCACCCAATTGGCCGTTCCCTCCGGCAACCCTTCCAGGAACTGTTCCAGTATAACCTGCTCCACCACGCCCCCGGCGGACCGGGTCTCTGGTTGCAGCCAACGCCGGGCCATGTGGGTTAGCCTTTGGGCGTATGCGAAGGGACGGTCCTCCGCCACCAGTTTCGCCGTCCGGAACCGGCGCCGGTAATCCTCCGTGCTGCAGCCCAGTCGGTCCAGGATCGCCCTCTTCACAATCTTGTAATCCGCCCGGGCTCCGGGCGGCAGTCCATGCGCCGCCTGCTGGGCTTCCCCAGTTAAAAGGGGCAGGAGGTGTACAACCCACTCCTCGTGGGGCCACTGACACGCCTCCGCTGCCACCTCAAAACTTTCCACGAAGGCCTGGATGTCATCTTCGGCGGTCATTTTTGGTATGTGGATCCGGAGAGGGGATCGGGACGGCGGGTCCCGGGAGCTGGTTTCCCCGGCGGCAGCCAGCTGTCGCAGCGCCTGGGTCTGGAGGGAGGCTTGTGCACGCAGAGCCTCCATCTGCTCTGCGTGTACGGCCGCCTGCCGCTCCTGCATCTgggccatcccctccagcatcctcGCCAGCGCTACGAGAGGCTGCGCCGTCTCGCTCCGGTTTGGGTCCATCTctgaccttctctctctctctcttcctgccgtCTCCCCGCACGGGCCACCACTGTAGCAAACTGAGTGctaccgctcgtttgagagatgagagagagacaagttctttttcaggacgcgactgcgtctttttattttccggccgccacgcggctttctgttcGCAATACGCAATAcgcaatacacaatacacaaggtATGTTACAATTCACGGCTGACTGCCCGtcagctcttcttcctcctccagttctcccccttctctctctgtcgagccgcttttaaacgtccaggctcactgtcgaggtaatcagcacattgtcaatcaatcaaacaattaactatccgtgctgattaataaaccccaacagccgtggcgcagagttccgagagccgccccgcccactctctctctgcagccaacgcaaaaaccacgcccaccttaCCACACAGGGTTATCTACAACAACGACAAACCCTGGTTTACAGCTAAACTCAGACAGCTAAGGCTGGCAAAGGAGGGAGCATTTAGGAGTGGGGACAAGGACCGGTTTAAAGAGTCTAAATACAGGTTTAGCAAGGCGGTGAGAGATGCTAAACGACTGTACTCTGAGAAACTCCAACAGCAGTTCTCAGAAAACAACTCGGCCTCTGTCTGGAAGCCCCCCACTCCACTAATGACTTGCGCCTGGCCAACGACCTGAATGAGTTATACTGCCGATTTGAAAGACAATGGGACAGTCCTGACACCATCCCCCGTGAACCCATTCACCAGCTCcagaccaccagctcctcctcccccatctcagCAGGAGCCCGGGCCTCTCTACAATCACCCACCTCagaggccccctccccctcccctatcACAATGacgactctctccctcctggagaggGACGTTAACAGACTATTCAAGAGACAGAACCCTCGCAAAGCAGCTGGACcagactctgtctctccctccaccctgaagCACTGTGCCGATCAGCTGTCTCCggtgttcacagacatttttaacacctcacTGGAGACATGCCACGTACCAGCCTGCTTCAAGACCTCTACCATTATCCccgtccccaaaaaaacaaggaccgcAGGACTCAATGACTACAGACCCGTCGCCCTGACCTCTGTGGTAATGAAGTCTTTTGAGCGCCTTGTACTGTCCCACCTCAAAACCATCACGGACCCACtcctggaccccctgcagttcgcatacagagccaacaggtctgtggacgatgctgtaaacatggccctccacttcatcctccagcacctggacactgcaggaacctatgtcaggatcctgtttgtggacttcagctccgccttcaataccatcatcccggctctactacaggacaagctttcccagctgcacgtgcctgactgcacctgcaggtggatcatcgacttcctgtctgacaggaagcagcacgtgaagctggggaaacacgtctccgactcccggaccatcagcaccggctcccctcaaggctgcgtcctttctcctctactcttctccctgtataccaatagctgcacctccagtcatcagtcagtcaagctcctgaagtttgcagacgacaccactctcattggactcatctctggtggggatgagtctgcctacaggagagagattgaacatctggtgtcctggtgcagccataacaacctggagctcaacgCCCTAAAGACAGTAGAGATGGTAGTGGACTTCAGAAGGAACgcagccccacccgcccccatcaccctgcatgactccccagtcgacactgtggagtccttctgcttcctgggcaccatcatcacccaggacctcaagtgggagctgaacatcacctccctcaccaagaaggctcagcagaggatgtacttcctgcggcagctgaagaagttcaacctgccaatgacaatgatggtgcacttctacactgccatcattgagtccatcctcacctcctccatcaccatctggtacgctgctgccactgccaaggacaagggcagactgcagcgtatcattcgcgccgctgagagggtgattggctgcaatctgccatccctccaggacctgcacacctccagggccctgaggcgggcaggaaagattgtggccgacccctcccaccctggacacaaactcttccaaacactcccctccggcaggaggctgcggtccatcaggaccaaaacctcacgtcataagaacagttttttcccgactgcagctggccttatcaacaaggcccgggacccccactgatgccactgtcactgtactgttatcctgacccccacggacaccaacagacagcacctgtacttaaaaccactttatccccttgcactattgttattgttgcactatgtttatgttatgttatgttatgtctgttatgttttttactgcactatttcttactctatttatcttatcttattttatgttcactgttacgcaccacctgaccaaaacaaattccttgtatgtgtaaacctacttggcaataaacccgattctgattctgattctgattctgattctgatttacAATAGGATACACAAATAGGTTTAACTACAGTAGTGATAACATAATATTAGTTGAGGATGAACAATCTCTGTTTTCTCATTAGTTAATCATTAGGCTTGAATACTTTTCCGGGAAATGTACTGGACAACAGAATTGGTTAAACTTTACACAAGTGATGTGAATAGACGTTTGTCTTCACCCCCTGATTAAGAATGGGGTGGAGAATGAAGTTTACTAAGTAAGTGATGAAACATGGTAACCAACCACAGGAAATGATAAAACACTCTGATTTGTTAATGTCTTTGTAtaccattcatttttaagtaCAGCCTTGGATAATGTAAGATCTTTTTCTTATTGAAATGACAAACCATTTTGGTTTGCTGTTTGTAACATTCCTCAGGCGATGGTTTGTGGGCAATGTTGGTTCCACTAGGTcaggatactcaaatctggccctcaaggcCAGTGATGCTGCTGATTTACAGAGATTTAACAGTGCTTGCTAGTGTAGTAACATATCACAGTATGCAATTGGCCACAGTATAAAGGCAGCACGCCTACACAATCACCACCTGTAGTGTTCTGGAACTGAATATTCAATTCAGCCATAGAACTCTAGCATATGGAATGGACGTAGCCCCTTGTTTTTATTGCACACATTAATATGGTAGCCAGTTCATTTTACTGTATCAATTTACATTTGTTATATTGGAAACACTAGTGATTTTGTACAAAATGATTCAATATTATGTCCCATTGCATCTGTGTGAAGCAAGAATATGGAGCATTATATGGAGGTGTCATAAATCTATATAATGGATTCAGAAATCTGTAAATGGTAgcacaaatctgtagaatggattcatacatctgtaaatggtttcacaaatctgtaaaatgGACtcacaaatctgaaaatgaatgtgagaaTACTCGCAAGAACAGTTTCAAACTTGTACAACTAGAGCAAAAGCAACTCAGTAATTACAATTTCTCATGCTATCCTGATTATCATTTTGGTGCAAAAGTAATTTGTACACTTGTGTCTTCTGCTATTTCTGGCTCTTTCTGCCTCACTAGTTCCTGTATACACCCTATGAATTCAGTCCTGtttcagttttagaatgttcaCGTAATACTTGTTGCTTATAAATACACCATGGTTGTGTAATAGGGGGATGCAAGGTTTTATTACACTTAGTAATTGTTAATGTGGTGAGTGTTGTTATGTATGAAGCTGGGTTATTGGTAAAGCAAGGAACTGTGTAGGGACAGGGGTTTGTAGGTGATATGACTCTTTTTAATTAAGGGCTGCTGGATTGCTTATTCTTTTGAGGCACTGttgtagtgcatggatgggctctggACCATTCCAGTGTCAACTGGGGCCAGACGCCACACATGGCAATGCACAATTAACTCAAGAATCACCTACGGATGGAAGGGATTCAGGTGGCCACCGGATTCAGCTTCTCATCACACATCAGTGACCCTTGCTGGTCAGTTGGGTGCCTGAAACTTTACCTAttcagctgcacatgaagcgTCTTCCGCctactcatgtctgtgtgacgCTGACTTGTGAACTGAGAAGAGATGTCTGATATGACATTCTTCAGAGGAAAGTGTGCAGGtacaagagagctttcagtctgattttgttgttgccatttgTCGACATGAAGaacagagttgtgccaatgaaagtcagagacataggctaaACCTTtggctaaccaaaatcaactgtttgcaacatcattaagaagaaagagagcactggtgaaaTTCGTAATCATAAAGAGCCTGGTAAGCCAAGAAAGACCTCCACAGCTAATGACCGAAGAAtgctcaccataatgaagaaaaaaccccaaacaggTGTTCAGGAGATCAGAAACTCTCATATTCCTCTCGTTTCCCATGTTTTTTGTATTCACCTTGTGTATCTTGTTTTTTCTCCGCACAGTCTTTGTTCTCCTTCCGCAGAGTAGGCGTGCCCACTGTGACAGCCCCTTCAATCTCCAGTTCCCAGCTGATTCCCCTCACCTGGTCACTCAGCATTCAGCATGCTTTTTCTCTAATTCCCCCCAGTATATATTCTCGGTTCACCCGCTGATCTTCACCAGATTGTACTCCGT
This region of Anguilla anguilla isolate fAngAng1 chromosome 5, fAngAng1.pri, whole genome shotgun sequence genomic DNA includes:
- the LOC118227532 gene encoding uncharacterized protein LOC118227532; translation: MDPNRSETAQPLVALARMLEGMAQMQERQAAVHAEQMEALRAQASLQTQALRQLAAAGETSSRDPPSRSPLRIHIPKMTAEDDIQAFVESFEVAAEACQWPHEEWVVHLLPLLTGEAQQAAHGLPPGARADYKIVKRAILDRLGCSTEDYRRRFRTAKLVAEDRPFAYAQRLTHMARRWLQPETRSAGGVVEQVILEQFLEGLPEGTANWVRCHRPTNLEGAVTLAEDHLVLYPSAQQQARPEPAPRRRPPPRAGPFPVPRALPPPLPQTNPPFFPIPSPGPGSVAGGSGSQRAPQTLGPGCWRCGQLGHLRRDCPLMEVGQVVRVVGPPTSAPDQEGAYCIPTDASDRGLGAVLTQQVEGVDRPVLYLSRKLSQREARYSTVEKECLAIRWAVGSLRYYLLGRPFTLCGS